The following coding sequences lie in one Rutidosis leptorrhynchoides isolate AG116_Rl617_1_P2 chromosome 4, CSIRO_AGI_Rlap_v1, whole genome shotgun sequence genomic window:
- the LOC139843566 gene encoding uncharacterized protein, with protein MSITYPNNQNIDYDNDGIGGSPGYCDPLYSETHILTTKSDIYSLGVILFELLCGTLAYTDRRYFLATLVKGQYDVERPDVFERIKEQIESESLVTFTTIAFKCLHDDREEPPTASMVVVQLQQALEFQEAYENAQHSQMDHTPTSSHHEPASSTTVCDTPQQTTSPALYLLPRRENHVHINQSEGYVASLHDRLDAHEATITNLVNRLDAREATITTLVNRLDARDATITTLVKRVDKQETVIAMLLAAVEMRQGIHIEDERYVSDT; from the exons ATGTCCATAACATATCCAAATAATCAGAACATTGATTACGATAACGATGGAATTGGAGGCTCTCCTGGCTATTGTGACCCGTTGTATTCCGAAACACATATCTTAacaacaaaatctgatatttaCTCTTTGGGTGTGATCTTATTTGAGCTTTTGTGTGGGACATTGGCCTACACAGATCGCCGCTACTTTTTAGCCACTTTGGTTAAAGGCCAGTATGATGTAGAGAGACCGGATGTGTTTGAGCGTATAAAAGAACAAATTGAATCGGAGTCATTGGTTACATTTACAACGATTGCCTTTAAATGCTTACATGATGACAGAGAAGAACCACCAACAGCATCAATGGTGGTAGTACAACTTCAACAAGCATTGGAATTCCAG GAGGCTTATGAGAACGCTCAACACAGTCAAATGGATCACACCCCCACATCATCCCATCACGAGCCAGCTAGCTCGACTACTGTTTGTGACACCCCTCAACAAACAACATCACCTGCATTATATCTTCTTCCACGGCGAGAGAACCACGTCCACATCAATCAAAGTGAGGGATATGTTGCATCCTTACATGACCGGCTGGACGCACATGAAGCCACCATTACCAACTTAGTTAACAGATTGGACGCACGAGAAGCCACCATTACCACCTTAGTTAACAGATTGGACGCGCGAGATGCCACCATTACCACCTTAGTTAAGAGGGTGGACAAGCAGGAAACAGTTATTGCTATGTTATTGGCGGCTGTTGAGATGCGTCAG GGCATCCATATTGAAGATGAAAGGTACGTATCTGATACCTAA